Part of the Anopheles gambiae chromosome 3, idAnoGambNW_F1_1, whole genome shotgun sequence genome is shown below.
ATGTCACACGTCATTCACATGATATCACCCACACAAGGGGGAGGGTGAATTTTTGGATTTTATAGCTTGGCGAGACAAGAGAGGGGCTTAATATCCtgataatttaatatttatagCACATTAAGGTCAACGTATTATAGAGAATTATTTGCATGTTTACATAGCAACGGGTCTCAAGATGTTTTGCAGTATCATCCCCAAAATTGcatcctttttttcaatgtttgatGACATCAAAGATCATAGATTCTTTATAGTAACAGTCTATAACCAACGTAGAATACTCTCAAACCTATAAAACCAATTTTGCATTAATTTTGTTGAACTCTCCTGAGCCCTTAAACTCCTCCCGCTACTTCCACCTACCTGTAAGTGATCCAGCAGTGCCTCCAGACCCCGATCGCTGATCGACGAGCACCGCAGACTCAGCGAGTGGACGTGTTTCGAGGCGAGCGGGAACGAATGTACCAAATCCAGCGCATCCTCGTCGGTCGCTCCCATCAGACAGACGGCGTGGAAGCTGCGCCGAATCAGCGAGTTGTACAGCTTCACCCGGTCCTGGTTGGTGGTCTGGCGCAGCTCGCGACACTGCAGCACCGGCACCAGGCCGCTCCAGTAGCGCGGGCTGCGGTACAGCAGATCGCGCCACTTCTGGCAGACCTGCGCCAGCGTGCACCGCTCGTACGACGTAAAGTACAGGAAGAACCGGGCCAGGAAGCGTTCgtcctgcagcagctgctcgatcGTCAGTATCTGCGGCAGGGCCAGCTGCGACTGGCCCATCTTGCCCGCTCCCCCGAGATGGTGATGGTTCATGCCGCCGCCATGCTGCTGGTGGCCAATCTTGCGCAGCGACTGCGGTGTGTTGGACTGCGATTTGCCACCAGGTCCCGCGCCCATGCCAAGCATCGAGCCCTTGCCGCCCGCACTGTTACCTCCCCCGGTTGTGTTGGACACACGGGACGGTTTCTCGGGAGCgtggccaccaccaccacctccgccaGTGATGCCTCCACCACCGCCCGACTGTGACTGGCCGGCGGTTTGGATGGAGAGATTGGCGGCGTTGCTGGAgttgctggagctgctgccaCCGCACAGCACGTTCGTGACGCGCTCCATCACGCTGGCCTTCTCGCCCGActtgccaccgccgccgccgccaccaccgccactgccATGATGGTGCTTCGACCGCAGCCCAAGGCCGTTGATGCGTTTCGATAGTTCGGCCGAGGCACGCTCAACCACTCCCTGGGCGGATATGGAGGACATCTTCAACATTCAGCACGAAGCCGCggtacacacactcacacacaaacacacgcacacacactcccgaAAGTGGCCAAGTGCCGTGGGCCACTTTTGCGtaggcacacacaaacacactcgcacCGGGGGTCACTCGGTCACCACTTTTCCGTTGATCGgagcctttttctttttttcacgtTTCACCCAAACCAATGCTTGCTGGGATAGAGAACGCCAACACTagcaccacacacgcacagctcACTTCAATCACCCGTGGATTCTAGTCGAAGCTCGAActaaaagaagagaaaaaacaaggTAAACAGAGGCTGAAGATGTACAGTTGGATGAACCTTGTTGAAACGAACAATTTGGCAAAGCGCTGGcctgctgcgtgtgtgtgtgtgggaaaatgGAAGAGAAAGGATTGGATAATGGActcacacacttgcacacacacacacgttagTACACATTTTGACAGTCTACTGTCACGCGATGAGCGGTCCAAAAACTCGTCCCACACAACCGAAAGAACCAACCAATTTATCGTGTTTCACCATTTTCACCTCTACCACACATCAAATTTCGTAATTGATTCCATCGTCACTGTTACATCTTCCTCTTttggacagttttttttttggggtacCTTTTTTTGATAACGAACGACCACACTATCTACCCCTCCCACACGGAATGGGCCACCACAAAGCGAAATGAAACTCGTTCCACCGAACACCTATTTCCTACGAAAGGCAACgcttatcctttttttttttgctgtgtggcCTCCTCTCCAAGCTCACACTATCGTTTGTGGCTAGTGCCGCaattttccatcgatttttgaaCACGCTCTGCAgagcacacatgcacactataTGGAAACtccttctttttgtgtgtgttgtgctgcaCAATGATTGACGACTATTCTTGTGTGGTTGCTCACAACTGCGATCGGACGGCCTGGGGCAAGGTACGTTGTGCAAGCAAGCGTAACGAAAATGTGACAGCCAGGCAATGATTTAATgctttttggtccttcgagccggattttTTTCGGTGAGAGTTGCACAACTCTAATAAAAACCCTCAAAAatagtgtttttgttggtttgttggaATGCtttaaagcaataaaataattgtttcaaTTTGTCCCTAACAAGTTAAATCTGTTTTTCCTTCCGCAGGGTCTTTTGCCCTAATTTTACACACTTCAAAACACTTTCAAAGCAcctcaatacacacacacacatattcacaTGCACCTACACCTCATATAGGGAAAACTTTACCGATAAACAGTCACGGGCGTTTGCGGAAACCCCCCTACTAAACGGACGCTGTGCACACCTGAAGACGTTCGACCCGCACCGCACGAATAACTGCACACGAGTGTCACGAACAATCTCCGACACACAATCTCTCTACCTTCGGACGGCGTACGATGACTTTCCCGAGCCGATGgtagtggtgatggtggctcGCATGTAAAGAGCAGGAAAACCGAGCGGTTTCAGCTCTCACCATTCGGTGCTGGTAGgagcaataacaaaaaaaaaaaaaaaaaacggttcaaCGGAACGCTTTTCCGGACATGCCGAAAAGGATTACACTAATACGACCTTAGGAGGGGGGGAAGCCTTTCACATGGAGTGGTTCGTAAGCTCCACGGGCAGCACACAAAGACATAAGCAGTGGGGTTTATAGCTCACTttaacacacaagcacacacacacagacagatgCACGTTCACGTACGTCAGATAGAAAGGATTGCGTGAGAGGGTTCGCTGCTGATGGGAGGCTTTTAAGCGTTGTTTCTTCTTTAAGAACGATTCTTTCTCATGCACAAACTCACGCgacaaacaaacgactgtACACATTCGGGAAATGTGTTGTTTCCAAGCTTCACTTTACACACGCATTATTGACACGCTTAAGGAGTTCTACAAAATAATGATGTTTTTCTACGTACTTATGCCATCGCAATTCACATCGCTGCGTCGTTCGTGTTTATCCCTTCAGAAAAGAATAATCACACACTTGTTCTTTCGGCCGTTTCCACGGGAGCACTGACTGAGCGCGATCGGCGCCTGCTGTGAGCAAAAGTGTACCCcaaaaatttcccaaaccGCACGCAAACGCTGGCACTCGCACACCGAAACGCAACCCCGGCACCGTTAGTACATATCTCATCGGGGCataatgttttgcttttgctgtttgtttttccccttttttcgttTCCCCCTTaggggggtttgttttttcgctATCGCTCGGCGAGAAATGGGAAGAGTTTCAGGTATGCAAGCAAAATACGGCACCCGCTTCCTCAAAATCCCACCTTTGTCAGCCCCACACACAGCCGGCACACGGATTGATCCGTTGAGAGAGTGGAATGTGTCAACCGAATTCCGTCAGCCCCCTTAAAAAGAGAAAACGGGAGCGGAggattgttgttttattttagttacCCCCTTTTTCACCTCTTTCGACTCCGAATGCCGATTCCAACAAGCGATGTGGAGAGAGATTATTCAAAAACATACCTTCGCATATTATGTTGGATGTTTTCCTTCCCCTTCCCCTGTCCAACTCATCCCAAAACCCCTGCCCAAAACGCGGAAAAGGGTAGATTACTGCTGCCGCTCTAAGCGTGAATCGTAAGCGGACAGGCCACCATCGTACGAGGAgcattattttgttatttataatCTTCGACCGAATTTCGCACGTTTTTGTAACCCCACTTCCTTCTCCTAagtgtgcttgtgttggtgtgtgtgtacgagtAGCTGCAGAGTTTTCAGTGAGACAGTGCGAGAGACAGTaaacgcgagagagagagagagtgaaaataagagagagagtgatgaAAATGGACGCtcactcgtttttttttaccgctTGTGATGGACACGTTTCGTTGCGCCACCAGGCGTCCGCTTCGGGGCAAACCATTTAGCTACAAACAGAAAATCACATGTTGTCAATTAAAGCATGTAGTGCAAGTAGGATAAAGAAGAGCGATCGTAGCGAGAAacaaacacgaaacgcatTATTTTTAAGACGCCGGCAAATGGGTGTTTTAGGTGTTGGTTGAATTGGCGTTTTAACGACCTGTGGCGGGATCACGTTTACATGCGGTTGACTGTTGTTGCCTTAACGATGCCTGAAACGATCAATCAAGCGAACGTTTGCGTTTAGAATGTACattgattctttttttaagGATTTCTGAATAATTTTAACAtatgaaaaatgtgttttaggTATAAATAATTCTAAAGTACGAAAAA
Proteins encoded:
- the LOC1280554 gene encoding F-box/LRR-repeat protein 16; translation: MLKMSSISAQGVVERASAELSKRINGLGLRSKHHHGSGGGGGGGGGKSGEKASVMERVTNVLCGGSSSSNSSNAANLSIQTAGQSQSGGGGGITGGGGGGGHAPEKPSRVSNTTGGGNSAGGKGSMLGMGAGPGGKSQSNTPQSLRKIGHQQHGGGMNHHHLGGAGKMGQSQLALPQILTIEQLLQDERFLARFFLYFTSYERCTLAQVCQKWRDLLYRSPRYWSGLVPVLQCRELRQTTNQDRVKLYNSLIRRSFHAVCLMGATDEDALDLVHSFPLASKHVHSLSLRCSSISDRGLEALLDHLQSLFELELAGCNEITEAGLWACLTPRIVSLSLADCINVADEAVGAVAQLLPSLYEFSLQAYHVTDAALGYFSPKQSHSLSILRLQSCWELTNHGVVNIVHSLPHLTVLSLSGCSKVTDDGVELIAENLQKLRALDLSWCPRITDAALEYIACDLNQLEELTLDRCVHITDIGVGYISTMLSLSALFLRWCTQIRDFGLQHLCSMRNLQVLSLAGCPLLTSSGLSSLIQLRHLQELELTNCPGASQELFGYLREHLPRCLLIE